The genomic segment GGCGAAGACCTGCTCGTCCTCGACCCGGAGCCCGGCCAGGGTGTCGATGTCGAAGAACCGGCGGTAGTTGAGCTCCTCGTCACCTACCCGCCAGTGCGCCAGCCGGTAGAACTGCCGGTCGAGCAGCTCGGGCAGGGGCAGGTCCTCGGTGCCGGGCCGGACGGGTAAGACGTGGTCGAAGTAGCGCAGGACCGGCTCGCTGGACCGCCCACCGGTCCGGTCCAGGGTGATCTCGCCGTCGGCGACCACCTCGCCGATCCGCCGGCCGAGCACCGGCATCAGCACGGCTCGCTCCTGCGCGGCCCAGTCGACGTCGAACCACCGCGCGTACGGCGACGCCGGGCCGTTGCGCAGCACGGACCACAGTGCGGCGTTCAGGCTGGCCGGGGTCGGCACCGCCATGTGGTTGGGCACCACGTCGACGACGACCCCCATGCCCAGCCCCGCGGCGGCGTCGGACAGCCGGCGGAAGCTCTCCGCGCCGCCGAGCTCGTCGTTGAGGTGGCTGTGGTCGACCACGTCGTACCCGTGCGTGGAGCCCGGCGCCGCCTGCAGCACGGGGGACAGGTAGACGTGTGAGACGCCGAGGTCGTGCAGGTAGGGCAGCACGGCCGTCGCGTCGTCGAAGGTGAACTCCGGCCGGAGCTGCAGCCGGTAGGTCCCGGTCGGGACGTCAGACAACGCGGCGCAGCACGAGGATCGATCGGGACTCGACCGAGAGGGCCTCGCCGGCCTTGGCGGTCGGCCGGTCGAGCACCAGCGGGGCCGACGTGTCGAGCACCGCCTCCCAGCGCTCGCCGTAGACCTCACGCGGGACGGTGAAGTCCATGTCGTCGTGGTGCCCGTTGAAGAACATCAGGAACGAGTCGTCCCTGACCCGCTCGCCGCGGCCGTCCGGCTCGGCGATCGCGTCACCGTTGAGGAACACTGCCAGCGACCGGGCGTAGCCCACCTGCCAGTCGCCTGCGTTCATGTGCTCGCCGGCCGGCGTGAACCACGCGATGTCGCCGAGCTCGCTCTCCGACCCGCGGGCCGGGTCGCCCTGGAAGAAGCGGCGGCGGCGGAACACCGGGTGGTCGCGGCGCAGCGTGGCGAGCTGCTCGACGAAGTCGGTCAGCGCCCAGTGCTCCCGCGCCTCGGCCCAGTCCACCCACGCGACCGGGTTGTCCTGGCAGTAGACGTTGTTGTTGCCCTCCTGGGTGCGACCCAGCTCGTCGCCGTGCAGCACCATCGGCACGCCCTGGCTCAGGAACAGCGTGGCCAGGACGTTGCGCTTCTGCCGCTCGCGCAGGCTGAGCACCTCGAGGTCGTCGGTGGGGCCTTCGACACCGCAGTTCCAGGACCGGTTGTGGCTCTCGCCGTCGTTGTTGCCCTCGCCGTTGGCCTCGTTGTGCTTCTCGTTGTACGACACCAGGTCGGTCAGGGTGAAGCCGTCGTGCGCCGTGGCGAAGTTGATGCTCGCCAACGGCCGCCGCCCGTCCTCCTGGTAGAGGTCGGCGCTGCCCGTGAGCCGTGAGGCGAACTCCGCCAGCGTCGCCGGCTGACCACGCCAGAAGTCGCGCACCGTGTCGCGGTACTTGCCGTTCCACTCGGTCCACAGCGGCGGGAAGTTGCCGACCTGGTAGCCGCCCTCGCCGACGTCCCACGGCTCGGCGATCAGCTTGACCTGGCTGATGACCGGGTCCTGCTGGACCAGGTCGAAGAAGGCGGACAGCCGGTCGACCTCGTGGAACTGGCGGGCCAGTGTCGACGCGAGGTCGAACCGGAAGCCGTCGACGTGCATCT from the Actinomycetes bacterium genome contains:
- the glgX gene encoding glycogen debranching protein GlgX, whose amino-acid sequence is HQFVQDAPLVDRGLSNYWGYNTIGFFAPHNAYSSSGQRGQQVLEFKAMVRDLHAAGIEVILDVVYNHTAEGNQMGPTLSFRGIDNQAYYRLVDGSPEHYYDTTGTGNTLLMRHPHVLQLIMDSLRYWVLEMHVDGFRFDLASTLARQFHEVDRLSAFFDLVQQDPVISQVKLIAEPWDVGEGGYQVGNFPPLWTEWNGKYRDTVRDFWRGQPATLAEFASRLTGSADLYQEDGRRPLASINFATAHDGFTLTDLVSYNEKHNEANGEGNNDGESHNRSWNCGVEGPTDDLEVLSLRERQKRNVLATLFLSQGVPMVLHGDELGRTQEGNNNVYCQDNPVAWVDWAEAREHWALTDFVEQLATLRRDHPVFRRRRFFQGDPARGSESELGDIAWFTPAGEHMNAGDWQVGYARSLAVFLNGDAIAEPDGRGERVRDDSFLMFFNGHHDDMDFTVPREVYGERWEAVLDTSAPLVLDRPTAKAGEALSVESRSILVLRRVV